In Desulfuribacillus stibiiarsenatis, one genomic interval encodes:
- the arsD gene encoding arsenite efflux transporter metallochaperone ArsD → MSKVKIQIYDPAMCCSSGVCGPSVDEKLLRLQETILELSKNYADKVEVQRFMISAQPFEFMNNTKVAEILQNEGADQLPLVFVDGNLISQKGYPTKEEIMSYIK, encoded by the coding sequence ATGTCTAAAGTCAAGATTCAAATTTATGACCCAGCAATGTGCTGTAGTAGCGGGGTATGTGGCCCAAGTGTTGATGAAAAGCTATTAAGGCTCCAAGAAACGATTCTAGAATTAAGCAAGAACTATGCAGATAAGGTCGAAGTCCAACGCTTCATGATTAGTGCTCAGCCGTTTGAATTCATGAATAACACGAAGGTTGCAGAGATTCTTCAAAACGAAGGTGCAGATCAACTCCCACTAGTTTTTGTAGATGGAAATTTGATTTCTCAAAAGGGGTATCCTACGAAAGAAGAAATCATGAGTTATATCAAGTAG
- the trmL gene encoding tRNA (uridine(34)/cytosine(34)/5-carboxymethylaminomethyluridine(34)-2'-O)-methyltransferase TrmL has protein sequence MEIVLVEPEIPQNTGNIVRTCAATNIKLHLVHPMGFSIDEKQVKRAGLDYWHLVEIEEHLSLQAFMEKYEGQRRMFYSTTKAKDHYAQVEYQAGDMILFGKETKGLPEEFIFQNPERNIRIPMGEESRSLNLSNAVAIVTYEALRQMNFEGLR, from the coding sequence ATAGAAATCGTCTTAGTAGAACCAGAAATCCCACAGAATACAGGGAATATCGTGCGTACTTGTGCGGCAACGAATATAAAATTACATTTAGTTCATCCAATGGGATTCTCTATTGATGAGAAACAGGTGAAGAGAGCTGGACTTGATTATTGGCATCTAGTTGAAATCGAGGAACATCTCAGCTTACAAGCTTTTATGGAGAAGTATGAAGGGCAACGTCGCATGTTCTATTCGACAACAAAAGCTAAAGATCATTATGCTCAAGTAGAATATCAGGCGGGAGATATGATTCTATTCGGGAAAGAGACGAAGGGTTTGCCAGAGGAATTTATCTTTCAGAATCCAGAACGCAATATCCGAATTCCCATGGGAGAAGAATCACGCAGTTTGAATCTATCCAATGCAGTGGCGATTGTTACTTATGAGGCGTTACGACAAATGAATTTCGAGGGACTGCGATAG
- a CDS encoding IclR family transcriptional regulator, which translates to MPTSENLNADKMTVRSVERALDILSSFIGHEKSLTLTDISNKVNLHKSTVHRLLNSLEHRGFIEKVPDQDRYRLGMKIIELSSYAARSSDLIQTAIPEMKKLRDEMGETVSLYVRDHGERVRLHAIESTQTVRRIAIIGQRMPLYVGAASKILISYKPVEEQENIFNSSYWPKKFDMKTYRENLQIIRNQGYATSFEERESGVAAVAAPVFYETGKIAAALALSGPIDRFPNELLSNIANKVKLSANHISNMLAYNQITSHDTRFRN; encoded by the coding sequence ATGCCTACCTCCGAAAATCTAAATGCCGATAAAATGACCGTCCGTTCTGTAGAACGAGCACTAGATATTTTATCATCCTTTATCGGTCATGAAAAAAGCCTAACTCTAACGGATATCTCTAACAAAGTGAATCTGCATAAGAGCACTGTGCATCGATTGTTAAATTCCTTAGAGCATCGAGGATTTATCGAGAAAGTGCCTGACCAAGATCGATATCGCTTGGGTATGAAAATCATCGAATTATCTAGCTACGCCGCTCGTTCCAGTGATTTAATTCAAACAGCGATTCCAGAAATGAAAAAGCTCAGGGATGAAATGGGCGAAACCGTCAGCTTATATGTGCGTGATCACGGCGAACGCGTTCGTTTGCACGCCATCGAAAGCACGCAGACTGTTCGTAGAATAGCAATCATCGGTCAACGCATGCCTTTGTATGTGGGTGCCGCAAGTAAAATCCTGATTTCTTATAAGCCTGTCGAGGAACAAGAGAATATCTTCAATAGTTCTTACTGGCCGAAGAAATTCGACATGAAAACCTACCGTGAAAATCTTCAAATTATACGCAATCAAGGGTATGCCACTAGCTTTGAAGAACGCGAAAGTGGTGTCGCAGCTGTTGCCGCTCCCGTATTCTATGAAACTGGGAAAATCGCTGCTGCATTAGCCTTATCTGGACCAATTGATCGGTTCCCAAATGAGCTTTTATCAAACATTGCAAATAAGGTGAAACTATCGGCAAACCATATATCCAATATGCTTGCCTATAACCAAATAACTAGTCACGACACGCGCTTTAGGAATTAG
- a CDS encoding aconitate hydratase, whose product MGQNLARKILNEHLMEGEMTVGKEIGIRIDQTLTQDATGTMAYLQFEAMGLPKVMTDLSVSYVDHNTLQTGFENADDHRYLQTVASKHGVYFSRPGNGISHQVHVERFGIPGKTLLGSDSHTPTGGGIGMIAIGAGGLDVAVAMGGGAFFTPMPKILNVKLTGKLQPWVSAKDVILEVLRRLSVKGGVGRILEYTGEGIKSLTVPERAIITNMGAELGATTSLFPSDEITLEFLKAQNRAQDWVELLPDADATYDEEIEINLSELVPMTAKPHMPDNVDTIKNIGPITVNQVAIGSCTNGSYMDLMRVAAILKGKNVHPDVSLVVAPGSKQVFEMIAANGALADLIKAGARILEAACGPCIGMGQAPQTDAVSVRTFNRNFEGRSGTKSAQIYLASPEVAAAAALTGKLIDPRELGDYPIVTIPPEFIIDDSMVLAPAVDSSTVEVLRGPNIKPVPLNDAMPETIAAAVVLKVEDNITTDHIMPAGAKILPLRSNIPAISEYVYCQVDETYPSRAKAAGMSFIVGGHNYGQGSSREHAALAPMYLGVKAVITKSFARIHKANLVNFGIVPFTFKNEADYETIDQMDELEIPNIREQMQNGTEITVKNVTKGTEFTVEYDLSERQISILLAGGQLNYTKMQAEAK is encoded by the coding sequence ATGGGACAAAATTTAGCAAGAAAAATTTTAAATGAACACCTCATGGAAGGTGAAATGACCGTTGGCAAAGAAATCGGTATCCGTATTGATCAAACATTAACGCAAGACGCAACTGGTACGATGGCGTACTTACAATTTGAAGCAATGGGCCTACCAAAGGTTATGACAGATCTATCTGTGAGTTATGTAGACCATAACACATTGCAAACAGGCTTTGAAAATGCAGACGACCATCGCTATCTACAAACAGTTGCATCAAAGCACGGAGTATACTTCTCTCGCCCTGGTAACGGAATTAGTCACCAGGTACATGTAGAGCGTTTTGGTATCCCTGGTAAAACCCTACTTGGTTCTGATAGCCATACCCCAACTGGTGGCGGTATTGGTATGATTGCCATCGGTGCAGGTGGTCTGGACGTTGCCGTTGCAATGGGTGGCGGAGCATTCTTCACACCAATGCCAAAAATTCTAAATGTGAAATTAACAGGCAAACTACAGCCTTGGGTTTCTGCTAAGGACGTGATTTTAGAAGTATTACGTCGCTTATCTGTAAAGGGTGGCGTTGGTAGAATCCTAGAATATACAGGTGAAGGTATTAAATCATTAACAGTACCTGAGCGTGCCATTATAACAAACATGGGAGCTGAGCTTGGCGCTACGACTTCCCTATTCCCGAGTGATGAGATTACACTAGAGTTCTTAAAGGCACAAAACCGTGCACAGGATTGGGTGGAACTACTTCCTGATGCTGACGCAACGTATGACGAAGAAATCGAAATCAACTTAAGTGAACTTGTCCCTATGACTGCTAAGCCTCATATGCCAGACAACGTGGATACTATTAAAAATATTGGTCCTATTACTGTCAACCAGGTTGCTATCGGCAGCTGTACAAACGGTTCCTACATGGATTTAATGCGCGTAGCAGCAATCCTGAAAGGTAAGAATGTACACCCTGATGTAAGTCTAGTCGTTGCACCAGGATCGAAGCAAGTATTCGAAATGATTGCAGCTAACGGCGCTTTAGCAGATTTAATCAAAGCAGGTGCGCGTATTCTTGAAGCAGCTTGTGGACCTTGTATCGGTATGGGTCAAGCTCCTCAGACGGATGCTGTGTCTGTCCGAACATTTAACCGTAACTTCGAAGGCCGTAGCGGTACGAAGTCCGCACAAATCTATCTAGCGAGCCCTGAAGTTGCTGCTGCTGCTGCTCTAACAGGTAAGCTAATTGATCCTAGAGAACTTGGCGATTATCCAATCGTTACGATTCCACCAGAGTTCATTATTGATGATAGTATGGTATTAGCTCCTGCAGTTGATTCAAGTACGGTCGAAGTGTTACGTGGACCTAATATCAAGCCAGTACCATTAAATGACGCAATGCCTGAGACAATCGCTGCAGCAGTTGTGTTAAAAGTAGAAGATAACATTACAACAGACCATATCATGCCTGCTGGTGCAAAGATTCTACCATTACGATCAAACATCCCAGCAATATCTGAATACGTATATTGCCAAGTAGATGAAACATACCCTAGTCGTGCAAAGGCTGCTGGTATGTCATTCATCGTTGGTGGACACAATTATGGTCAAGGCTCTAGCCGTGAGCATGCTGCCCTTGCTCCAATGTACTTAGGAGTAAAAGCGGTAATTACGAAATCGTTCGCTCGTATTCATAAAGCAAACTTAGTGAACTTTGGAATTGTGCCATTCACATTCAAAAACGAAGCAGACTACGAAACGATAGATCAGATGGATGAGTTAGAGATTCCAAATATTCGTGAGCAGATGCAAAACGGAACGGAAATTACTGTGAAGAACGTAACGAAAGGAACAGAATTCACGGTCGAGTACGATTTATCTGAACGACAAATCAGTATCCTTCTTGCAGGCGGACAGTTAAACTACACGAAGATGCAAGCCGAAGCGAAGTAG